A genomic segment from Nocardia cyriacigeorgica GUH-2 encodes:
- the rpmA gene encoding 50S ribosomal protein L27 produces MAHKKGASSSRNGRDSNSKRLGVKRFGGQTVKAGEILVRQRGTHFHPGVNVGRGGDDTLFALEAGAVAFGTKRGRKTVNIVVPEPVEA; encoded by the coding sequence ATGGCACATAAGAAGGGTGCATCCAGCTCCCGGAACGGTCGCGATTCCAACAGCAAGCGCCTCGGCGTGAAGCGGTTCGGCGGTCAGACCGTCAAGGCCGGCGAGATCCTGGTGCGTCAGCGCGGCACGCACTTCCACCCCGGCGTGAACGTCGGCCGTGGCGGTGACGACACCCTGTTCGCCCTGGAGGCGGGCGCGGTGGCGTTCGGCACCAAGCGTGGTCGCAAGACCGTCAACATCGTGGTTCCGGAGCCGGTCGAAGCCTGA
- the obgE gene encoding GTPase ObgE: MSKFIDRVVLHVRAGKGGHGCASVHREKFKPLGGPDGGNGGNGGDVILEVDSNVHTLLDFHFHPHAKASNGKPGEGGNRDGKQGTDLLLKVPDGTVVLGADGEVLMDLVGVGNRFIAARGGRGGLGNAALASKARKAPGFALLGEEGEERDIVLELKSVADVGLVGFPSAGKSSLVSVLSAAKPKIADYPFTTLVPNLGVVASGDTTFTVADVPGLIPGASEGRGLGLDFLRHLERCAVLAHVVDCATLEPGRDPVSDVDALEAELAAYKPALSADAGLGDLADRPRVVILNKTDVPDAAELAEMVTEEFAARGWPVFQISAVSRAGLRPLTFALADMVRKYREEHPKAAPKRPVIRPIAVDETGFSVIVDPDEPGGFIVRGTRPERWVRQTQFDNDEAVGYLADRLARLGVEDELVRLGAEPGAPVTIGDVTFDWEPQISAGVDMVPTGRGTDIRLEQTDRVSAAERKHASRVRRGLVRDDEDEA; this comes from the coding sequence ATGTCCAAATTCATCGACCGTGTCGTACTTCATGTGCGTGCTGGCAAGGGCGGCCACGGCTGCGCGTCGGTGCACCGGGAGAAGTTCAAGCCACTCGGCGGGCCCGACGGCGGCAACGGCGGCAACGGCGGCGACGTCATCCTCGAGGTCGACTCGAATGTGCACACGCTGCTGGACTTCCATTTCCATCCGCACGCCAAGGCGAGCAACGGCAAGCCCGGCGAGGGCGGTAACCGCGACGGCAAGCAGGGCACCGACCTGCTGCTGAAGGTGCCCGACGGCACGGTGGTGCTCGGCGCCGACGGCGAAGTGCTGATGGACCTGGTCGGTGTGGGCAACCGGTTCATCGCCGCGCGCGGCGGACGCGGCGGGCTCGGCAATGCCGCGTTGGCCTCCAAAGCGCGTAAGGCGCCCGGTTTCGCGCTGCTCGGTGAAGAGGGCGAAGAGCGCGATATCGTGCTCGAACTCAAGTCGGTGGCCGACGTGGGGCTGGTCGGGTTCCCGTCGGCCGGTAAGTCCTCGCTGGTCTCGGTGCTCTCGGCGGCCAAGCCGAAGATCGCCGACTATCCGTTCACCACGCTGGTGCCCAATCTCGGTGTGGTCGCCAGCGGCGACACCACCTTCACCGTCGCCGATGTGCCCGGGTTGATTCCGGGTGCGAGCGAGGGGCGTGGGCTCGGGCTGGACTTCCTGCGTCATCTGGAGCGCTGCGCCGTGCTCGCGCATGTGGTGGACTGCGCGACGCTGGAGCCGGGCCGCGATCCCGTCTCCGATGTCGACGCCCTCGAGGCCGAGCTGGCCGCCTACAAGCCCGCGCTGAGCGCCGACGCCGGCCTGGGTGATCTGGCCGACCGCCCGCGCGTGGTGATCCTGAACAAGACCGATGTGCCCGATGCCGCCGAACTGGCCGAGATGGTCACCGAGGAATTCGCCGCGCGCGGCTGGCCGGTGTTCCAGATCTCCGCGGTGAGCCGGGCCGGGCTGCGGCCGTTGACGTTCGCGCTGGCCGACATGGTGCGCAAGTACCGCGAAGAGCATCCGAAGGCCGCCCCGAAGCGTCCGGTGATCCGGCCGATCGCGGTGGACGAGACCGGCTTCAGCGTGATCGTCGATCCGGACGAGCCCGGCGGGTTCATCGTGCGCGGCACCCGGCCCGAGCGCTGGGTGCGCCAGACCCAGTTCGACAACGATGAGGCCGTCGGCTACCTGGCCGACCGGCTGGCCCGCCTGGGTGTCGAAGACGAGCTGGTGCGCCTCGGCGCCGAACCAGGCGCGCCCGTCACCATCGGTGACGTCACCTTCGATTGGGAGCCGCAGATTTCCGCGGGCGTCGACATGGTGCCCACCGGCCGCGGCACCGATATCCGGCTGGAGCAGACCGACCGGGTCAGCGCGGCCGAACGCAAACATGCCTCCCGGGTGCGTCGCGGTCTGGTGCGCGACGACGAGGACGAAGCGTAG
- the rplU gene encoding 50S ribosomal protein L21, whose product MATYAIVKTGGKQYKVAVGDLVKVEKIEGAPGTAVDLSPVLVVNGAELTADADKLAKVSVSAEVVEQTKGPKIRIHKFKNKTGYHKRQGHRQPLTVLKVTGIK is encoded by the coding sequence ATGGCAACGTACGCGATCGTCAAGACCGGCGGAAAGCAGTACAAGGTCGCGGTCGGTGACCTGGTGAAGGTCGAGAAGATCGAGGGTGCGCCGGGCACCGCTGTGGATCTGTCGCCGGTGCTCGTGGTCAACGGCGCCGAGCTGACCGCCGATGCGGACAAGCTGGCCAAGGTGTCGGTGTCCGCCGAGGTCGTCGAGCAGACCAAGGGCCCGAAGATCCGCATCCACAAGTTCAAGAACAAGACCGGCTACCACAAGCGCCAGGGTCACCGTCAGCCGCTGACGGTCCTGAAGGTCACCGGCATCAAGTAA